One Novipirellula artificiosorum DNA segment encodes these proteins:
- a CDS encoding DUF4832 domain-containing protein produces the protein MRYAFLWIGLASALVTATARGDDWVTVKPKEFAGAINNPLKGFRSYHVDGYGLLHRQYIGWNALELSADDSVERIIARTNEITRLGGKSFGELNVKLVPRVYLDWDGTLGAADRPKQHWPADMAEFDYDSAAFQARLERLIAKLGEAWDNDPRIFAIQMGLIGYWGEHHTPAPTQSQRRLLVAAFKKAFKNKPILVRHTDAEFVEAGFGIYYDTFANLSREPPHGDPHQLPWQATHVYPNLWKHAPIEGEVEYNWQKERKDADPEGTFGRTPEDTMTVPAYRRYMIDKIRRYHTTYLGWISNYMPSDPAVLEGAAELQKAFGYRFVIDSVSYPVARQPGGDLPVQITVRNTGSAPFYLDWPLAVALLNPKNRQPVWSGPLNGIDVRRWLPGEDWDSDAFAYQIPAKQSHASGSAKLPEEIPTGEFILAIAILDREGGMVPSVRFAIENYVTGGWHPIGLIGIGVTPKDTAIKGFSFDSPAFDHTLSYQVSDALLSIQPPPAPKVTPVPRWSPDPEVELINPWRYWVLTKRSDTLDKRGSADGPTDGPAGRRVISVEGQFGNGSNLSYTFFDRGTLDPGRYRFACRIKGTSGLTVRFDVADGWRGVIDGVKLPLSTQWRQHQFDFDVEVGFENETRLRWSLPADATGEFHLTDPHLRRID, from the coding sequence ATGAGATACGCGTTTCTGTGGATTGGATTGGCATCGGCCCTGGTGACGGCTACGGCGCGCGGCGACGACTGGGTAACGGTCAAGCCAAAGGAGTTTGCGGGCGCGATCAACAATCCGCTCAAAGGGTTCCGTAGCTATCACGTCGACGGGTACGGTCTGCTGCACCGACAATACATCGGCTGGAACGCCCTTGAGCTGAGTGCCGATGATTCCGTTGAGCGCATCATCGCTCGTACCAACGAAATCACTCGTCTTGGAGGTAAGAGTTTCGGCGAATTGAATGTCAAATTGGTGCCACGCGTCTACCTCGACTGGGACGGCACATTGGGCGCGGCGGACCGCCCCAAGCAGCACTGGCCTGCGGACATGGCTGAGTTTGACTACGACAGCGCGGCTTTTCAAGCACGCCTAGAGCGTTTGATCGCGAAGCTGGGAGAGGCATGGGACAACGATCCGCGCATCTTCGCTATCCAGATGGGACTGATCGGCTACTGGGGTGAACATCACACCCCGGCCCCGACCCAGTCACAGCGCCGGCTGTTGGTCGCTGCCTTCAAAAAGGCGTTCAAGAACAAGCCGATCCTCGTAAGGCACACCGACGCAGAGTTCGTGGAAGCGGGGTTCGGAATCTATTACGATACCTTCGCCAACTTGAGCCGTGAGCCGCCACACGGGGATCCGCATCAGCTTCCCTGGCAAGCGACGCATGTCTACCCGAACCTTTGGAAACACGCGCCCATCGAGGGCGAGGTCGAGTACAACTGGCAGAAGGAGCGAAAGGACGCTGATCCTGAGGGCACATTCGGACGCACGCCTGAGGATACGATGACGGTGCCTGCCTACCGCCGCTATATGATCGACAAGATTCGCCGTTATCACACGACCTATCTGGGGTGGATATCGAACTATATGCCATCCGATCCGGCTGTGCTTGAGGGCGCGGCCGAATTGCAGAAGGCATTCGGGTATCGGTTTGTGATCGACTCGGTGAGTTACCCCGTGGCGAGACAACCGGGTGGGGACCTGCCTGTTCAGATCACCGTCCGGAACACCGGAAGCGCCCCGTTCTACTTGGACTGGCCCTTGGCCGTGGCCCTTCTCAATCCAAAAAACAGGCAACCGGTATGGTCCGGCCCGCTCAACGGGATCGATGTTCGTCGTTGGCTGCCTGGCGAAGACTGGGACAGCGACGCCTTTGCCTACCAAATTCCGGCGAAACAGTCCCATGCGTCCGGCAGCGCAAAGCTTCCAGAGGAAATACCCACTGGGGAGTTCATTCTCGCCATCGCGATCCTTGACCGTGAAGGCGGCATGGTGCCCAGCGTCCGCTTCGCTATTGAGAACTACGTTACCGGAGGTTGGCATCCGATCGGGTTGATCGGCATCGGTGTCACACCAAAGGACACGGCGATCAAGGGCTTTTCGTTCGACAGCCCCGCCTTTGACCACACGCTTTCCTACCAAGTCTCGGACGCGTTGCTGTCCATTCAGCCGCCACCAGCACCAAAGGTCACTCCCGTCCCACGCTGGTCGCCCGATCCCGAGGTGGAACTGATCAATCCGTGGCGCTATTGGGTGCTAACCAAGCGATCGGACACCCTCGACAAGCGCGGCAGCGCGGACGGTCCGACAGATGGGCCCGCCGGACGACGGGTCATCAGCGTGGAGGGCCAGTTCGGGAACGGAAGCAATCTCAGCTATACGTTTTTCGACCGCGGGACGCTCGACCCCGGCCGCTATCGGTTTGCGTGTCGCATCAAGGGGACCAGCGGGTTGACTGTGCGGTTCGATGTCGCCGACGGCTGGCGAGGTGTCATCGACGGAGTCAAGTTGCCGCTGTCAACGCAGTGGCGTCAGCATCAGTTTGATTTTGACGTTGAGGTCGGTTTTGAAAACGAGACACGCCTTCGATGGAGTCTACCAGCCGATGCCACGGGCGAGTTCCACTTGACTGACCCACATCTGCGGAGAATCGATTGA
- a CDS encoding TAXI family TRAP transporter solute-binding subunit has protein sequence MSLRHDSLLNKHFRETRGQVRGLLLKIWGGGFLVVLIGFALAWFFIQPAPPRTIVMATGSQEGAYFQFAKDYADFLRNQGIELELRPTAGSLQNYQLLQSDPQVDLAIVQGGTAPDDVRGASDIESLASLYFEPVWVFYRGDETYSDLRGLRDKRIAIGRVDSGTDSMAMLLLGENGIDASSGATFVHVGGLDAMRQLKLGQVDAAFFVTSPHSKLIRELIGMENVRLLSFDRHAAYARRHPFLTSVTLERGVIDLQRDFPRSDVLLIAPAANLVATSALHDALIPLLLRAANETHRRDGSLLQRGRLPSTEFVEFPLNESARMYFDDGPPFLQKYLPFWIASAVDRGKILLLPALTLLLPLFRVAPPLYRWRIRSRIYRWYEILRGIESDLRSQADDDTLQKHATTLSAMEGELDELRSVPLAYMQEFYNLRLHVEFVERRVKRVLRDTESKTPSEDE, from the coding sequence ATGAGCCTTCGCCACGACAGCCTGTTAAACAAGCATTTTCGCGAGACGCGAGGTCAAGTCCGAGGCCTGCTGCTGAAGATTTGGGGAGGCGGCTTCCTTGTCGTGCTGATCGGGTTCGCACTGGCGTGGTTCTTCATCCAGCCAGCGCCACCGCGGACGATCGTGATGGCGACCGGTTCGCAGGAGGGTGCGTATTTCCAATTCGCCAAAGATTATGCGGACTTTCTGCGGAATCAAGGCATTGAGCTCGAACTGCGTCCGACTGCTGGATCGCTCCAGAACTATCAGTTATTGCAATCGGATCCCCAAGTGGATTTGGCCATCGTGCAAGGTGGGACTGCGCCCGACGACGTGCGTGGCGCGAGTGATATCGAATCGCTGGCGAGCTTGTACTTCGAACCGGTTTGGGTCTTTTACCGGGGTGACGAAACCTATTCCGACCTGCGTGGGCTGCGCGATAAGAGAATCGCCATCGGACGCGTCGATAGCGGAACCGACTCGATGGCAATGCTATTGCTTGGCGAAAACGGCATCGATGCTTCTTCGGGTGCGACATTTGTGCATGTGGGCGGTCTCGACGCAATGCGGCAACTGAAGCTCGGTCAGGTCGACGCGGCTTTTTTTGTCACCTCCCCACACTCGAAACTGATTCGCGAGTTGATCGGCATGGAGAATGTTCGTTTGCTGAGCTTCGATCGACATGCGGCCTATGCCAGACGCCATCCCTTCTTGACATCGGTGACATTAGAGCGTGGCGTCATCGACCTACAACGAGATTTCCCACGCTCCGATGTGCTCCTGATCGCACCGGCTGCGAATCTGGTGGCAACGAGCGCGCTACACGATGCCTTGATCCCGCTTCTACTTCGCGCAGCGAACGAGACGCATCGCCGCGATGGCAGCTTGCTCCAACGGGGACGGTTGCCTTCGACCGAGTTTGTCGAGTTCCCGTTGAATGAGTCGGCACGCATGTACTTCGATGACGGTCCTCCCTTTCTGCAAAAGTACTTGCCCTTTTGGATCGCCTCAGCCGTTGACCGTGGCAAGATTTTGTTATTGCCGGCCTTGACGTTGCTACTTCCCCTGTTTCGTGTCGCGCCGCCCCTGTACCGTTGGCGGATTCGCTCTCGCATTTATCGCTGGTACGAAATCTTGCGAGGAATCGAGTCCGACCTGCGATCTCAGGCGGACGACGATACGTTACAAAAACACGCGACCACACTCTCCGCCATGGAGGGTGAACTTGACGAGCTGCGCAGCGTACCGCTGGCCTACATGCAAGAGTTCTACAACCTACGGTTGCACGTCGAGTTTGTTGAACGCCGAGTGAAGCGAGTCCTTCGCGACACCGAATCGAAGACACCTAGCGAGGATGAATGA
- a CDS encoding VIT domain-containing protein has protein sequence MITQSSGPRSQSMLLPRIKPLAVLASIFIFSAVARAGYTVLSGAPVTQGQMRVAEDDFDQLKAKLPAPSPCFTLKETRVEADISGVLARVRVSQVFKNPHSDRLEALYVFPLPENCAVDAYSFQIGERLIVGEVKRKDEARREYEQARDEGRKAALLEQERANVFSQSVANIPPDSEVIVNIEYVHPLEIDEDRYVFRFPMVVGPRYIPGTSLSRPNVGRGWASDTDQVPDASRITPDFLPEGMRNGNDVFVSVKVDAAMPIQEIVPVTHELDIQQTSETHAVATLKNQSTIADKDFIIEYRLAGEESTLASLVHRQSDADDGYVMLALQPKWSIKPVEITPREVILVLDTSGSMNGPAISQLRLFADHVLDHLNPQDEFRIIAFSNHATAFRPNPIVASDANVQAGKQFVRGLRASGGTRLLSALQVALEGNGDESVRPRYMVLMTDALVGNDHSILRYLQQPEFQDARVFPIAFGAAPNDYLIRRAAEMGRGFSMQVTNQDNSPEIARRFNELTNQPYMTDLQIDWGGLVVKDQVPSRLPDLYAGKPLIVLGRYDTPASGTITLKGNVLGQAVQMGLDLDLPQQAAAHDSIGPVWARQRIRQIWNRDVGHETPQGRAEITELGLKHQLMTQYTSFIAVEKELADTPQGQLVRETVPVMMPEGMTEQSVGRSRAVAKPVRIAQQADLRVATEAAPRPSADANSPPAMPTSSRPSAKSSTSHTPSGGSAPASGGTSRSGSGGSGGGGPIGPITAIFSLGGAGAAAMMRRRNARNTTERTR, from the coding sequence ATGATCACTCAATCCTCGGGTCCTCGCAGCCAATCGATGTTGTTGCCTCGAATCAAGCCCCTCGCCGTCCTGGCGTCGATCTTCATCTTCTCCGCCGTCGCTCGCGCAGGTTACACCGTGCTCAGCGGGGCCCCGGTCACACAGGGGCAAATGCGGGTTGCGGAAGATGATTTTGATCAACTTAAAGCTAAGCTGCCGGCCCCCAGTCCATGCTTTACTTTGAAAGAGACTCGCGTGGAAGCCGACATCTCGGGGGTGCTGGCCCGAGTTCGCGTTTCTCAGGTGTTTAAGAATCCCCATTCCGACCGCCTGGAAGCGTTGTACGTGTTTCCGCTGCCTGAAAACTGCGCGGTCGACGCCTATTCCTTTCAGATCGGAGAGCGTTTGATTGTCGGGGAGGTAAAACGGAAAGACGAAGCACGACGCGAATATGAACAAGCCCGAGACGAGGGGCGAAAGGCGGCGTTATTGGAGCAGGAACGGGCCAACGTGTTTTCTCAGTCGGTGGCCAATATCCCTCCTGATAGCGAAGTAATTGTAAACATCGAGTACGTGCATCCGCTGGAGATCGACGAAGATCGTTACGTCTTTCGATTTCCGATGGTCGTCGGTCCCCGCTATATCCCTGGAACTTCGTTGAGTCGGCCGAATGTCGGTCGCGGTTGGGCAAGCGATACCGATCAAGTCCCCGACGCGTCGCGAATCACGCCCGACTTTCTTCCTGAAGGAATGCGAAACGGCAATGACGTGTTTGTCTCGGTGAAGGTTGACGCGGCGATGCCGATTCAGGAGATCGTTCCGGTCACACACGAATTAGACATTCAACAGACGTCGGAAACCCATGCGGTCGCCACGTTGAAGAATCAGTCGACGATCGCCGACAAGGACTTTATCATCGAATACCGTTTGGCCGGTGAGGAGAGCACCTTAGCGTCGTTAGTTCACCGCCAATCCGATGCAGACGATGGCTACGTGATGCTGGCTTTGCAACCAAAGTGGTCCATCAAGCCGGTGGAAATCACGCCTCGCGAGGTGATCCTGGTTCTGGATACGAGCGGATCGATGAACGGGCCGGCGATCAGCCAATTGCGTTTGTTTGCCGACCATGTGCTGGATCATCTGAACCCACAAGATGAGTTTCGAATCATCGCGTTTAGTAATCACGCGACTGCTTTTCGGCCGAATCCGATCGTGGCAAGTGACGCCAATGTCCAGGCCGGAAAGCAATTCGTACGCGGTCTGCGTGCGAGCGGCGGAACAAGATTGCTGTCGGCACTGCAAGTGGCGCTCGAGGGCAACGGTGACGAATCGGTTCGCCCTCGCTACATGGTTCTGATGACGGATGCGCTTGTTGGCAACGATCATTCGATTCTTCGTTACCTTCAGCAACCAGAGTTTCAAGATGCTCGCGTGTTTCCCATCGCATTTGGGGCTGCACCGAATGATTACCTGATCCGCCGGGCGGCCGAGATGGGGCGAGGATTTTCGATGCAAGTCACCAACCAAGACAATTCGCCAGAGATCGCTCGGCGTTTCAACGAACTTACCAACCAACCCTACATGACGGATCTGCAAATCGACTGGGGAGGACTTGTCGTCAAAGACCAAGTTCCTTCGCGACTTCCGGATCTGTATGCCGGAAAACCACTGATCGTTTTGGGCCGTTACGACACGCCAGCGTCAGGCACGATCACATTGAAAGGCAATGTGCTGGGGCAAGCTGTCCAAATGGGACTCGACTTGGACCTTCCGCAGCAAGCGGCAGCTCACGACTCGATCGGTCCGGTTTGGGCACGCCAACGGATTCGACAGATTTGGAATCGCGACGTTGGACATGAAACTCCGCAAGGGCGTGCTGAGATCACCGAGTTGGGGCTGAAGCATCAACTGATGACGCAATACACGTCATTCATCGCCGTCGAAAAAGAGCTCGCCGACACTCCTCAGGGTCAACTCGTCCGCGAGACCGTGCCGGTGATGATGCCTGAAGGGATGACGGAGCAATCGGTCGGTCGCTCCCGCGCCGTCGCGAAGCCGGTCCGGATCGCTCAGCAAGCTGATTTACGAGTCGCTACGGAGGCAGCACCGCGACCGTCGGCTGATGCCAACTCGCCGCCCGCGATGCCCACATCGTCAAGGCCGTCCGCGAAATCGTCGACGTCGCACACTCCGTCCGGGGGAAGCGCGCCTGCGAGTGGAGGTACATCGCGAAGTGGTTCGGGCGGTTCCGGTGGCGGTGGCCCAATCGGCCCAATCACCGCGATCTTCTCGCTAGGCGGAGCGGGTGCTGCCGCGATGATGCGGCGCCGAAACGCTCGAAACACGACGGAGCGCACACGATGA
- a CDS encoding sulfatase: MYRAVLASIILMWTIPVSDATEGPSSHSTSKRYNVLFVAIDDLNDWVGCFGGNTQVKTPNLDKLASEGGMVMTNAYAPATVCCPSRSALLTGVHAHRTGVYGNKNNLKNAPKARDLVTLPEYFSQHGYHTLSMGKIFHRHPLPGENGSHKSDAGQWAFDEYHNTLGGIGPASKERPVNGLPNLPSEKPSYHYHAFDWGPTALNDAAEMLDYKTASWAAEQLQTRDFDGKPFFMAIGISKPHLTWYVPQKYFDMYPLDKIVLPKTLATDLDDILDHNGKRVYEPSTAWLRAEKNGRHKEAVQAYLATITFVDDCIGVLLRGLAQSRYADNTIVMLWGDHGWFLGEKLRYGKTQLWQESCRVPLMVKVPGVTPKDKQCTGVVNLIDLYPTLIELCDLPENPVIDGRSFAPLLQNPDMEWNHPSLTNGCSPGFYRVYDGRYSYISNRQRGAEELYDHERDPMEWTNLASNSEFAGIKSRMKALMPKTDEPKSPENPDG; this comes from the coding sequence ATGTATCGAGCCGTATTGGCCTCAATCATCCTAATGTGGACGATTCCCGTTTCGGATGCGACGGAAGGGCCATCGAGTCATTCGACAAGCAAACGCTACAACGTGCTCTTTGTCGCGATCGACGACCTGAACGACTGGGTCGGCTGTTTCGGCGGCAATACGCAGGTCAAGACGCCGAATCTCGACAAACTGGCCTCCGAAGGGGGGATGGTGATGACAAATGCGTACGCACCCGCCACAGTCTGCTGCCCGTCGCGGTCGGCGCTATTGACCGGGGTGCATGCACATAGAACGGGTGTCTACGGCAACAAGAACAACCTGAAGAATGCCCCCAAGGCAAGGGACCTAGTGACCTTGCCAGAGTACTTCAGCCAACACGGCTACCACACACTTTCGATGGGAAAGATCTTTCATCGGCATCCGCTTCCTGGAGAAAATGGAAGCCACAAGTCCGACGCAGGCCAGTGGGCGTTTGACGAGTACCACAACACACTTGGCGGCATCGGTCCGGCGAGCAAGGAGCGACCCGTCAATGGCCTACCGAATCTGCCCAGCGAGAAGCCCTCGTACCACTATCACGCATTCGACTGGGGACCGACAGCCCTGAACGACGCGGCCGAGATGCTGGACTACAAGACGGCCAGTTGGGCCGCGGAACAGTTGCAGACGCGTGACTTCGACGGCAAGCCCTTCTTCATGGCGATCGGGATCAGCAAGCCGCACCTGACGTGGTACGTGCCGCAAAAGTACTTCGACATGTATCCCTTGGACAAGATCGTGTTGCCGAAAACATTAGCAACCGATCTGGATGACATCCTCGACCACAATGGGAAACGCGTCTATGAACCAAGCACGGCATGGCTGCGGGCAGAAAAGAATGGAAGACACAAGGAGGCCGTACAGGCGTACCTGGCTACGATCACTTTCGTGGATGATTGCATCGGCGTCCTGCTCCGTGGCCTTGCTCAGAGCAGGTATGCGGACAACACCATTGTGATGCTGTGGGGCGACCATGGTTGGTTCCTGGGCGAAAAATTACGTTACGGGAAGACCCAGCTTTGGCAGGAATCGTGCCGCGTTCCGCTGATGGTCAAGGTGCCTGGGGTCACTCCTAAGGACAAGCAATGCACGGGTGTGGTGAACCTGATCGATCTGTATCCGACCCTGATCGAGCTTTGCGACCTGCCAGAGAACCCGGTGATTGACGGGCGTAGTTTCGCACCGCTACTTCAAAACCCGGACATGGAGTGGAATCACCCCTCTTTGACCAACGGATGCTCGCCCGGTTTCTACCGCGTGTACGATGGGCGGTACAGCTACATCAGCAATCGACAGCGCGGCGCCGAGGAACTCTACGACCACGAGAGGGATCCGATGGAATGGACCAACCTCGCCAGCAACTCCGAATTCGCCGGGATCAAGTCGCGAATGAAGGCTCTCATGCCGAAAACCGATGAGCCCAAATCACCAGAGAATCCAGATGGATAG
- the rrtA gene encoding rhombosortase — MSAGESLFATLPQQNDASLPRMCHRGSSRFNPYLVTTIVSAIAILASLFPSLADGLQLDFARVADGQWWRLLSGHLTHFGSQHLFWDLLMFVVLGAACERQHPRLFPVSLIVMALGISVAVTFACKDVSGYRGLSGIDTGLFVWFIGDQIRQSLSDCDRMFAGFWTTAATLLVGKLLFEFVTGDVLFVDADGFKPLIESHLVGAAFGVLFAGVGILAGEAGAANMST, encoded by the coding sequence ATGAGTGCTGGCGAATCCCTGTTTGCAACGCTTCCCCAACAGAACGATGCATCTCTTCCAAGAATGTGCCACAGGGGAAGCAGTAGGTTCAACCCTTATCTTGTGACGACGATCGTTTCGGCAATTGCCATCCTGGCGTCCCTCTTCCCGAGCCTGGCCGATGGGTTGCAGTTGGACTTTGCACGCGTCGCTGACGGTCAATGGTGGCGTCTTCTTTCCGGTCACCTCACACACTTTGGCAGCCAGCATTTGTTTTGGGACCTGTTGATGTTTGTGGTGTTGGGCGCCGCCTGTGAACGACAACATCCAAGGCTATTTCCAGTCTCGTTGATCGTGATGGCGCTGGGGATATCGGTGGCGGTCACCTTCGCGTGCAAAGATGTCTCCGGTTACCGGGGTCTGAGCGGGATCGACACGGGACTCTTTGTTTGGTTTATCGGCGATCAGATTCGACAAAGCCTTAGCGATTGCGATCGAATGTTTGCGGGCTTTTGGACGACGGCGGCAACGTTGTTGGTCGGGAAGCTTCTGTTTGAATTCGTTACAGGCGACGTGCTGTTTGTCGACGCCGACGGTTTCAAGCCGTTGATTGAGTCTCATCTGGTAGGCGCCGCATTCGGCGTCTTGTTCGCGGGCGTGGGGATCTTGGCGGGGGAAGCGGGCGCAGCGAATATGTCAACCTAA